ATTGAAACTTACATCAATTATACCTCTAGATTTTCCATAATACTTTGTTAAATTATTAATCTCAATAACACTCATTTTAAACCCCCCTGTCATTATTTACTTATACAATTTCTAACATACTAAGTAGTACAGCAATAAGATTTTATATTTTTCAAAACTACTATAATATTTTCTTAATATTTTGAAATTTTTGCGCTTAAACTGTATTAATATAATACTTACCCCTTTAGCCCCTCCCATAACCTTCTTTTAATTATATCTATTCAAAGCATCTGGAAAATATTAGATTTGATACAACTTCTTTGTTATATGATATCATAAATAGTATTTTATAGATAGGATTTATCTATTTTCATATAGCAACATGCCATATTGATTATTAACATTTTTTTCAAAATTAAAAACTAAAAACCATTGAGATAACTAATCCCAATGGTTTTCGGTCTATATATTTTGTTTTTTTAATTTCACTTTATTCGTCTTAACTATTAATATATAACTATTTACCAATGCTATAGCAATTCCCAATACACCTAAATATCTAAAAGCAGTACTTAAAGAATACGTATCTCCTATATATCCTATTAAAGGGAATATAGTTATCATAAAAAAGCTAAATACCATACTAGAAAAAGATAAAATTGTTGCCCTATTTTCACTTGGAATCATTTTATTAATATAGTCACCCATTGCAACATATAACGTTCCTTGTGTTACCATTAATAAAATAAAGAAAATATAATGGTACTTACTTAGAGCTATTCCCCATATACTTACTGCTGTAAGTAATGGAGTTATTAGTAAAATACCTCTTTCTTTTATTTTTCTTTCTATTTTATGAACTTGAGTTGCTACTAATGCAACTGCCACAGATGATATAGCATAAATAAAACCTATCTTAGCTTCATTATAACCATCTGCTTTTAAATAATTTTGTAAATAAAAGAAAATGCATGTTCCAAATGTTGAAATAAATTCTGTAAAAACTATTAAAAATGCTATTTTAGGTCTATTTTTTATTACTGTTATACTACCTTTTAACTGACTTATAAATATATTATCTTTTTTTTCTTTTATTTTTCCTATACTTGGCTCTTTAAATGTAAAGGATTGAAGTATAGTTATTGCTCCTATTATTATTGTAAGTATAAAAGCTATATCATAGCTTTTAGTGGCTAAATATCCACCAACTAAAAAAGAAATAATACTTGCTAATTGAAAAAATACCTCTTTATTACCATTTAGTTTCATATAGCTTTCTTCTTCACCTATCTCTTTTAGTGAATCATATATTAGAGCGTCTCCTGCACCTGACTCTAAGTTATAAGATAATGCTGTAAATATAAATGATATTGCAAATAAAATAAAGCTATTTGAAACAAGTAATAATATAACACTTATTAATGAAAAAGTCCTACCTAATATCCTGCTTATTTTTCTACCAAATATATCTGCAACTGCTCCTGTTGGTACTTCCATAGTAAATGAAGTAATATGAAATATCGTTTCTAATAATCCTAATTGAGTTAAACTCATACCTTTAGAAGCAAGATAGAGCATCCATATTCCTCTTGTTAAATCTATATTTTGTAATAATATAAATACATAATTTCTATTAACATTTTTCTTTAATTGCACTCTATTTTCCATATTTTATTCTCCTTCGGATGTTAAAAAATACCTTACTTACTCTCTAGTTCTCAAAAATTCCATTTATATATCTCCCTCTAAAATCTCTATAAACCATTATTAAGCCTTAAACTCCACCAGTTCATATCCATTATATTTCAAGTTTTTGCAAGTGTAAATATCATTAATTCAAATATTTACCTGCATTTTTTAGACGTACATAATTACTCAAGTCAGAAAAACCCAGCAACCACCTATCACTTTATTTAGTCTTTTCTCAAAAAAAAAGAGAGTCCTGATAATAAAGACTCTCAAATCTTAATATATTTTTTATTCAGCATTCAATCCAGCTAAATTAAGAAGATTCCATGGCTTATTAAAATGTGGCTGGAAGAAGAAATCAACAAATGCCAATTCATCTATAGTCATTTTATTTTGAATAACTATCGACATAGTATTTATTGACTGAGTTAAATCTGCTTTTGAAATAATTTGTGCACCTAAAATCCTTCTTGATTTTCTTTCGTAAACTACTTTAAATACTGCAGAATCATAAGTCGGCATAAACTCAGGACGATAGTTGTCTGTAACTATCACAGTTCTGTAATCAATTCCTTTTTCCTTCGCTAATTCCTCGGTAAGTCCTGTCGAGGCTATATTATACTCATAAATCTTAATTCCAGAGGTTCCTTGAGTTCCGATATATTTAGTAGTTGGATTTACTAAGTTTTTAGCAACTAATGTTCCCATGCGCAGAGCATTTGTAGCAAGTGGAATATATCTATGTTCCCCAGTTGGATTATAAATAACTGAACAACAATCACCTGCTGCAAACACATCTTCTTTACTTGTACGCATATATTCATCAACTATAATGGCTCCATTATCTAGCATCTCAACCTGTCCCTTTAAAAGTGCTGTATTTGGTTTAAATCCAATACATATTATCACTAAATCTGCTTCATACTCACCCTTATTAGTTACAACTTTTGAAACTTTTCCATCTTTTCCCATAAACTTGTTTACGGTTTCACCTAGTGCTAATTTAACACCTCGATCTAAAAAAGCTTTTTCTACTACATTTGTAAACTCTTTATCTAAATATTTAGCTAAAATACGCTCTTGCATATCTATTAATGTTACGTTCTTACCATTCATTTGAAAAGCCTCTACTAGTTCAATTCCTATATA
This region of Caloranaerobacter sp. TR13 genomic DNA includes:
- a CDS encoding MFS transporter; translation: MENRVQLKKNVNRNYVFILLQNIDLTRGIWMLYLASKGMSLTQLGLLETIFHITSFTMEVPTGAVADIFGRKISRILGRTFSLISVILLLVSNSFILFAISFIFTALSYNLESGAGDALIYDSLKEIGEEESYMKLNGNKEVFFQLASIISFLVGGYLATKSYDIAFILTIIIGAITILQSFTFKEPSIGKIKEKKDNIFISQLKGSITVIKNRPKIAFLIVFTEFISTFGTCIFFYLQNYLKADGYNEAKIGFIYAISSVAVALVATQVHKIERKIKERGILLITPLLTAVSIWGIALSKYHYIFFILLMVTQGTLYVAMGDYINKMIPSENRATILSFSSMVFSFFMITIFPLIGYIGDTYSLSTAFRYLGVLGIAIALVNSYILIVKTNKVKLKKQNI
- a CDS encoding FAD-dependent oxidoreductase, with protein sequence MKIVVIGCTHAGTAAILNSKKLYPDAEITVYERNDNISFLSCGIALHVGGVVKDPKGLFYSSPEKLAALGVNTKMLHDVLDIDTDNKKIKVCNLETNEEFEDTYDKLIVTTGSWPIIPRIEGIDLENILLSKNFYHLNTIIEKSKDAKNIVVVGAGYIGIELVEAFQMNGKNVTLIDMQERILAKYLDKEFTNVVEKAFLDRGVKLALGETVNKFMGKDGKVSKVVTNKGEYEADLVIICIGFKPNTALLKGQVEMLDNGAIIVDEYMRTSKEDVFAAGDCCSVIYNPTGEHRYIPLATNALRMGTLVAKNLVNPTTKYIGTQGTSGIKIYEYNIASTGLTEELAKEKGIDYRTVIVTDNYRPEFMPTYDSAVFKVVYERKSRRILGAQIISKADLTQSINTMSIVIQNKMTIDELAFVDFFFQPHFNKPWNLLNLAGLNAE